A window of the Streptobacillus felis genome harbors these coding sequences:
- the miaA gene encoding tRNA (adenosine(37)-N6)-dimethylallyltransferase MiaA — protein MCNRAIVIAGPTGVGKTSLSIKLAKILNAEIISADSMQIYKEMNVGTAKITEEEKEGIKHHMLDLVNPDEEYSVGEYEKAVNKILNDNKKIYILVGGTGLYLRSVTDGFSNLPAKDEELRKKLEEMNKEELLDKLKELDKETYDKIDKENKTRLVRAVEVCLLTGKKFSEITNVNVKNNDYTFLKIFLNRNREELYGLIDKRIDIMLENGLLEEAKEMYRKYPNTKAIGYKELFMYFSGDMNFEDSISLLKQKSRNYAKRQVTWFKKDKDYVEYNLSEISNEKIIEDILKKIEEV, from the coding sequence ATGTGCAATAGAGCTATAGTAATAGCTGGTCCAACTGGTGTTGGTAAAACTTCTCTTTCAATAAAGCTTGCAAAAATTTTGAATGCTGAAATTATTTCAGCTGATTCTATGCAAATATATAAAGAGATGAATGTTGGAACTGCAAAAATTACAGAAGAAGAAAAAGAGGGAATAAAACATCATATGTTGGATTTAGTAAATCCAGATGAAGAATATTCTGTTGGAGAATATGAAAAAGCTGTTAATAAAATACTAAATGATAATAAAAAAATATATATTTTAGTAGGTGGTACAGGACTTTATCTAAGATCTGTTACTGATGGTTTTTCAAATCTTCCAGCAAAAGATGAAGAATTAAGAAAAAAATTGGAAGAAATGAATAAAGAAGAACTTTTAGATAAACTAAAAGAACTTGATAAAGAAACATATGATAAAATTGATAAAGAAAATAAAACTAGATTAGTAAGAGCTGTTGAAGTATGTTTACTTACAGGGAAAAAATTTAGTGAAATTACTAATGTAAATGTTAAGAATAATGATTATACATTCCTTAAGATATTTTTAAATAGAAATAGGGAAGAATTATACGGTTTAATTGATAAAAGAATAGATATTATGTTAGAAAATGGGTTGCTTGAAGAGGCAAAGGAAATGTATAGAAAATATCCTAATACAAAAGCAATAGGGTACAAGGAGCTTTTCATGTATTTTTCTGGTGATATGAATTTTGAAGATTCAATATCTTTACTTAAACAAAAGAGTAGGAATTATGCTAAAAGACAAGTTACATGGTTTAAAAAAGATAAAGATTATGTAGAATACAATTTAAGTGAAATTAGTAATGAAAAAATAATAGAAGATATTTTAAAAAAAATTGAAGAGGTATGA
- the udk gene encoding uridine kinase — protein MQKPIIIGIAGGTGSGKTSVANAVLEDLMKNGDDVVLLEQDSYYKKNDHLSFSERVKLNYDHPNSIDFDLLEQHIIMLSNHQSIEKPIYNFAEHNRTKETERIDSKSIIIVEGILILAIEKIRNLLDMKIFVDTDDDIRLLRRMERDIQERGRSFDNVKEQYISTVKPMHLEFVEPSKRYADVIIPRGKDNEVGIKMVSSRLKYLIRRSGNKDYMEK, from the coding sequence ATGCAAAAACCAATAATTATTGGAATAGCTGGTGGTACTGGTAGTGGAAAAACATCAGTTGCTAACGCAGTATTAGAAGATTTAATGAAAAATGGAGACGATGTAGTATTACTTGAACAGGATTCATATTATAAGAAAAATGATCATTTATCTTTCTCTGAAAGAGTAAAATTAAATTATGATCATCCAAATTCTATTGATTTTGATTTACTAGAACAACATATAATTATGTTGAGTAATCATCAAAGTATTGAAAAACCTATATATAATTTTGCTGAACATAACAGAACTAAAGAGACAGAAAGAATAGATTCAAAGTCTATTATTATTGTAGAAGGTATATTAATACTTGCTATAGAAAAAATAAGAAATTTATTAGATATGAAGATTTTTGTTGACACAGATGATGATATTAGATTACTTAGAAGGATGGAAAGAGATATACAAGAAAGAGGTAGAAGTTTTGATAATGTTAAAGAGCAATATATAAGTACTGTAAAACCTATGCATCTTGAATTTGTAGAACCTTCTAAAAGATATGCAGATGTAATAATACCTCGTGGAAAAGATAATGAAGTAGGGATAAAAATGGTCTCTAGTAGATTGAAATATTTAATAAGACGTAGTGGTAACAAAGATTATATGGAAAAGTAA
- a CDS encoding cell division protein SepF translates to MSFLKKLFGSDDLEEEYVEEQSVVDTQNETSGITLFKKDNKKIKREETDMKFIAIRPKNMNETTRFVDLIKSKAIITFNLDGLNREEGQRMIDILSGATRAMSGKTVFVSDKVFISIPEGVEVDNLLKNGEEIE, encoded by the coding sequence ATGAGCTTTTTAAAAAAATTGTTCGGTAGTGATGATTTAGAGGAAGAGTATGTAGAAGAACAAAGTGTTGTTGATACTCAAAATGAAACAAGTGGAATTACATTATTTAAAAAAGATAATAAAAAAATAAAAAGAGAGGAAACAGATATGAAATTTATAGCTATAAGACCAAAAAATATGAATGAAACTACAAGATTTGTTGATTTAATTAAAAGTAAAGCTATAATTACTTTTAACTTAGATGGTTTAAATAGAGAAGAAGGACAAAGAATGATAGACATATTAAGTGGTGCAACTCGTGCTATGTCTGGTAAAACAGTTTTTGTTTCTGATAAAGTATTTATTTCAATACCTGAAGGTGTTGAAGTAGATAATCTATTAAAGAATGGAGAAGAAATAGAATAG
- a CDS encoding PTS sugar transporter subunit IIA, with product MRIVDFLTKDRIIFGLKSEKKEDIIKEMAHLFLESGDVINDGMFDVFVEDLIERENLTSTGMQDGIAIPHAKSPAINKLALALAIVPEGRDFDSFDEEPSKLFFMIAAPEDTKKEHLDLLQKISKLSYEEDILEKIISTKDTIEVIKLLGLI from the coding sequence ATGAGAATAGTTGATTTTTTAACTAAAGATAGAATTATTTTTGGATTAAAATCTGAAAAAAAAGAAGATATTATTAAAGAAATGGCACACTTATTTTTAGAATCTGGAGATGTCATTAATGATGGAATGTTTGATGTTTTTGTAGAGGACTTAATTGAAAGAGAAAACTTAACTTCTACTGGTATGCAGGATGGAATTGCAATTCCTCATGCAAAATCTCCAGCAATAAATAAATTAGCTTTAGCTTTAGCTATTGTTCCAGAGGGTAGAGACTTTGATTCATTTGATGAAGAACCATCAAAATTATTTTTTATGATAGCGGCACCTGAAGATACAAAGAAGGAACATTTAGATTTATTACAAAAAATTTCAAAACTTTCATATGAAGAAGATATTTTAGAAAAAATAATATCAACTAAAGATACTATAGAGGTAATTAAGTTATTAGGGTTAATATAG
- the obgE gene encoding GTPase ObgE yields the protein MFIDESIITVKSGKGGDGAATFRREKFVQFGGPDGGDGGKGGDVIFIADPNINTLVDFKTIKMFEAEDGQKGSGARCKGASGKNCIIKVPVGTMIRDYETDKLLVDLDVPNEEVVLLKGGDGGRGNIHFKSSVRKAPKIAESGREGMELKIKLELKLLADVALVGYPSVGKSSFINKVSAANSKVAEYHFTTLKPKLGVVRISDEESFVIADIPGLIEGAHEGVGLGDRFLKHIQRCKTIVHIVDISGIEGREPIEDFEKINNELFKFSERLSKKEQIVFANKLDMVFDEKEEKIAEFKKELVKHGIKEENIVFGSILTGENLKELVNRVWNLVKNTEREVIEEEADLDLVLPDLVRKQDDWIVEKLDDEVYELKGQIVDNVLRKYVLLGEEGIIQFLQIMRKLGMEKVLESHGVVEGDTIIIAGYEFTYVQ from the coding sequence ATGTTTATAGATGAAAGTATAATAACAGTAAAATCTGGTAAGGGTGGAGATGGTGCCGCCACTTTTCGTCGTGAAAAATTTGTTCAATTTGGAGGACCAGACGGAGGAGATGGTGGTAAAGGTGGAGATGTAATTTTTATTGCTGATCCTAATATAAATACCTTAGTTGATTTTAAAACTATAAAAATGTTCGAAGCTGAAGATGGACAAAAAGGTTCAGGAGCTAGATGTAAAGGAGCATCAGGTAAAAATTGTATTATTAAAGTTCCCGTAGGTACTATGATAAGAGATTATGAAACTGATAAATTATTAGTAGATTTAGATGTACCAAATGAAGAAGTTGTTTTATTAAAAGGTGGAGATGGTGGACGTGGAAATATTCATTTTAAATCATCTGTTAGAAAAGCACCTAAAATAGCTGAATCTGGTAGAGAAGGAATGGAATTAAAGATTAAGCTTGAATTAAAACTATTAGCAGATGTAGCCTTAGTAGGTTATCCAAGTGTAGGTAAGTCAAGCTTTATAAACAAGGTATCTGCTGCTAATTCAAAAGTTGCTGAATATCACTTTACTACTTTAAAACCAAAATTAGGTGTTGTAAGAATTAGTGATGAAGAAAGTTTTGTAATAGCTGATATTCCTGGATTAATTGAAGGGGCACATGAAGGTGTTGGACTTGGAGATAGATTTTTAAAACATATACAAAGATGTAAAACTATAGTTCATATAGTAGATATCTCTGGTATAGAAGGAAGAGAACCCATAGAAGATTTTGAAAAGATAAATAACGAGTTATTTAAATTTTCAGAAAGATTATCAAAGAAAGAGCAGATTGTTTTTGCAAATAAATTGGATATGGTATTTGATGAAAAGGAAGAAAAAATAGCTGAATTTAAGAAAGAATTAGTAAAGCATGGGATTAAAGAAGAAAATATAGTTTTTGGTTCTATACTTACTGGAGAAAATCTTAAAGAATTAGTTAACCGTGTTTGGAATTTAGTTAAAAATACTGAACGTGAAGTAATAGAAGAAGAAGCTGACTTAGATTTAGTTTTACCTGACTTAGTGAGAAAACAAGATGATTGGATAGTTGAAAAACTTGATGATGAAGTATATGAACTTAAAGGACAAATAGTTGATAATGTATTAAGAAAATATGTATTATTAGGAGAAGAAGGAATAATACAATTCTTACAAATAATGAGAAAACTAGGTATGGAAAAAGTTCTTGAAAGTCATGGTGTAGTTGAAGGAGATACTATAATTATTGCAGGATATGAATTTACTTATGTGCAATAG